In Sporichthya polymorpha DSM 43042, a genomic segment contains:
- a CDS encoding molybdopterin-dependent oxidoreductase: protein MAAPDSTSDQDHPLPPGQKARPDLPVRHYGPVPRRKPDPWPIAVGGQLADRAVTTSVAELLDAPATGVTADLHCASGWSCLDLEWEGVPAATLLEVAPPPPGVTDVLVYGEYGYSANVTVEDLRSPQALIATTLNGVPLSAEHGAPVRLVLPHLYCWKGPKWFRGWDYVTPDTLGFWEARGYHRVGNCWLEQRHTLPGPPKEDLI from the coding sequence GTGGCCGCGCCCGACTCGACGTCCGACCAGGACCACCCGCTGCCGCCGGGTCAGAAGGCGCGACCGGACCTGCCGGTCCGCCACTACGGCCCCGTCCCTCGTCGCAAACCTGACCCGTGGCCGATCGCGGTCGGTGGTCAGCTCGCCGACCGCGCCGTGACGACTTCCGTCGCGGAACTGCTCGATGCCCCGGCCACCGGCGTCACCGCCGACCTGCACTGCGCCAGCGGCTGGAGCTGCCTCGACCTGGAGTGGGAGGGCGTGCCGGCCGCGACGCTGCTCGAGGTGGCCCCGCCGCCGCCCGGCGTCACCGACGTCCTCGTCTACGGCGAGTACGGCTACTCGGCGAACGTCACCGTCGAGGACCTGCGATCCCCGCAGGCACTGATTGCCACGACGCTCAACGGCGTCCCGCTCTCGGCGGAGCACGGCGCGCCGGTCCGGCTCGTGCTGCCCCACCTGTACTGCTGGAAGGGTCCGAAGTGGTTCCGCGGCTGGGACTACGTCACGCCGGACACCCTCGGCTTCTGGGAGGCCCGGGGTTACCACCGCGTCGGCAACTGCTGGCTGGAGCAGCGCCACACGCTTCCCGGGCCTCCCAAGGAAGACCTGATCTGA
- a CDS encoding DUF445 domain-containing protein, protein MHIELPTWAIYVSMPLIAAIIGYVTKLVAVEMMMRPLEFKGIPPYLGWQGVIPRFAPRMAAIATDLMLSRLLTTRELFDRIDGREMAARLQEPMRATIDEMTREIMARHQPLVWEAMPEVGRKAVIWAVQRQAPKMVERLVDDLKRDPESVIDLRAVAVDALVRDKALLVSLIRRIGKNEFNFIIRVGAPFGFVLGCVQAGVWAATHNEWVVPIFGGLVGFLSDWAALQLIFRPVQPRRFAIFRWQGLFHRRRAQVIEDYAKVLGEEILTPTNLIDAMLTGPQADRLFALVAREVDTAVNAQVGPAKPLVVLAVGGRKYQELRSEIVAAAVTRMRGSIDDVGAYAMEALDVQGTIITKMSAMTDEEYENLLRPAFKQDEWKLIAVGGVLGFLIGELQVHLLLT, encoded by the coding sequence GTGCACATCGAGCTGCCGACGTGGGCCATCTACGTCTCGATGCCGCTGATCGCCGCCATCATCGGGTACGTCACCAAGCTGGTCGCCGTCGAGATGATGATGCGGCCGCTTGAGTTCAAGGGCATCCCGCCGTACCTCGGGTGGCAGGGCGTCATCCCGCGCTTCGCGCCGCGCATGGCGGCGATCGCCACCGACCTGATGCTCTCCCGACTGCTGACGACACGGGAGCTCTTCGACCGCATCGATGGCCGCGAGATGGCCGCTCGGTTGCAGGAACCGATGCGCGCCACCATCGACGAGATGACGCGCGAGATCATGGCGCGCCATCAGCCGCTGGTTTGGGAGGCGATGCCCGAGGTCGGCCGCAAGGCGGTCATCTGGGCCGTCCAACGGCAGGCGCCGAAGATGGTCGAACGCCTCGTCGACGACCTCAAGCGCGACCCCGAGTCGGTCATCGACCTGCGGGCCGTCGCGGTCGACGCGCTGGTCCGCGACAAGGCCCTGCTCGTCTCGCTGATCCGGCGGATCGGCAAGAACGAGTTCAACTTCATCATCCGCGTGGGCGCGCCGTTCGGGTTCGTCCTCGGTTGCGTCCAAGCCGGCGTCTGGGCGGCCACGCACAACGAGTGGGTCGTGCCGATCTTCGGCGGCCTCGTCGGCTTCCTCTCCGACTGGGCCGCGCTGCAGCTGATCTTCCGCCCGGTCCAGCCCCGCCGCTTCGCGATCTTCCGCTGGCAGGGCCTGTTCCACCGTCGTCGTGCCCAGGTCATCGAGGACTACGCGAAGGTCCTCGGTGAGGAGATCCTCACCCCGACGAACCTGATCGACGCCATGCTCACCGGCCCGCAGGCCGACCGCCTCTTCGCGCTCGTCGCCCGCGAGGTCGACACCGCCGTCAACGCCCAGGTCGGCCCGGCCAAGCCGCTCGTCGTCCTCGCCGTCGGCGGCCGCAAGTACCAGGAGCTCCGCTCCGAGATCGTCGCCGCCGCCGTCACCCGCATGCGGGGCAGCATCGACGACGTCGGCGCCTACGCGATGGAGGCCCTCGACGTCCAGGGCACGATCATCACCAAGATGTCCGCGATGACCGACGAGGAGTACGAGAACCTCCTCCGCCCCGCGTTCAAACAGGACGAGTGGAAGCTCATCGCCGTCGGCGGCGTCCTCGGCTTCCTCATCGGCGAGCTCCAGGTCCACCTGCTGCTGACCTGA
- a CDS encoding RDD family protein: MTVPPWEQQGMSLAQAWEVFEFPPGVEPGGLRRRWLARLVDLLLLAPFVLLVLLGTDSDSTAQRVAGVCLLAVWGAYEIGSLTRSGATLGKRLLRIRVARMDTLANPGLSSAGLRWLFLVFSLGGLPRLLLTALSPHSDGDGRQRSWADQLTGTIVIRAR; the protein is encoded by the coding sequence ATGACCGTTCCCCCGTGGGAGCAGCAGGGCATGAGCCTCGCCCAGGCGTGGGAGGTCTTCGAGTTCCCGCCCGGCGTAGAGCCCGGTGGCCTGCGCCGCCGTTGGCTGGCCCGACTCGTGGATCTGCTGCTCCTGGCACCGTTCGTCCTTCTCGTCCTGCTCGGCACCGACAGCGACTCCACCGCACAACGAGTCGCCGGGGTGTGCCTGTTGGCGGTCTGGGGCGCCTACGAGATCGGCTCCCTGACGCGGTCCGGCGCCACTTTGGGCAAGCGGCTGCTGCGAATCCGCGTCGCCCGAATGGACACCCTCGCGAACCCTGGGCTCAGCTCCGCCGGGTTGCGATGGCTGTTCCTGGTCTTCTCGCTCGGCGGCTTGCCGCGCCTGCTGCTCACTGCGTTATCGCCACACAGCGACGGCGACGGACGGCAGCGCAGCTGGGCCGACCAGCTGACCGGGACGATCGTCATCAGAGCGCGGTGA
- a CDS encoding RDD family protein encodes MPRAEGGEPPVSAAGLVRRIAARLIDTALCAGAIGLAVLAGADTTEWTVVGILLGAVFAYEVVAVARWGTTVGKLLLGLRVLRFHGGSNPVQGAPRGGSVLTG; translated from the coding sequence GTGCCGAGAGCCGAGGGAGGGGAACCTCCGGTCTCGGCCGCCGGCCTGGTTCGCCGCATCGCAGCCCGACTGATCGACACCGCTCTGTGCGCCGGGGCAATCGGACTCGCGGTGCTCGCCGGCGCGGACACCACCGAGTGGACAGTTGTTGGGATCTTGTTGGGAGCGGTGTTCGCCTATGAGGTGGTGGCCGTCGCGCGCTGGGGGACGACTGTCGGAAAGCTGTTGCTCGGACTTCGCGTGCTCCGATTCCACGGCGGGTCCAACCCCGTTCAGGGCGCGCCACGGGGCGGGTCGGTGCTTACTGGCTGA